From the Deinococcus sonorensis KR-87 genome, the window TTCTCGGGCGACTTCGACCCTGAGCTGCTGCACCGCTTTCTGGCCCCGCTGCGCCACCCGTTCCCGGTGCCGGCGCTGCCCAGGCCGCTGCTGTTTGCCCGGTTCGGCCGCGAGCTGCAGCGGCTGGCCCAGATGCGGCTGCTGCACGGCGGAGACGACCTGCTGCACCACCTGGCGCGCTGGCCCGGCGGGGTGCAGGAGACGCGCGTCAGTCTGGCGGCCGGCCACGACACCACCACCCATACGCTGGCGTGGTGCGTGTGGCACCTGGCGCAGCAGCCGCAGTGGGCGCAGCCGGAGACGCTCAGAGCGGTGATCCGTGAGACGCTGCGGCTGTACCCACCCGGCTGGATGGGGAGCCGCCGGCTCAGCCGCGACCTGGAGTACAGCGGCCACCGGCTGCCCCGGGGCGCGCTGGCGCTGTACAGCCCGTACCTGTCGGGCCGCGACCCGGCGCTGTGGGCACACGCCGATACCTTCTGGCCGGAACGCTGGCTGGAGGAAGGTTTCACGCCACCCGCCTGGAGCTACCTGCCGTTCGGGGGCGGCGAGCGCGTCTGCCTGGGCATGCATCTGGCGCAGCTGATGCTGGAGGAGGCGCTGCTGTGGCTGCTGGAGGACGGCCGCACCCCGCGCGCCCTGCACGGCGACCCCACCCCCCGCCCCGGCGTGACGCTCGGCCCGGCCGGGCCGCTGGTGGTGGAACGCGTCTTTAGCTGAAACGTGCCCGGCGGAAGCTCCGGGGCGCTACCACAGAGGGGTGAACTCCTCCGCTTTCTGGCTGCCGCTCACCCTGCTGGCCGTGCTGCTGGCCGGCTGCACGCCCGTGTACAGCCCCGCCACCAGCACCCCGGATACCCAGCTGAGCTGCGCCCAGATCCGCAGTGAGCTGGCCCGCGCCCGCAGCGCCCAGGCCGAGGCCCGCGCCAATCGCACCCTCAGCGCCCAGAACGTGGCCTGGGCAGCCTTCTGGCTGCCCGGCGCCGTAGCGGGCCAGCTCAGCAACGCCCAGGTGCAGCAGGTGGCCACCCAGCGCATCGGGACACTGACCCGGCTCTCAGCCCAGAAAGGCTGCGGCTGATTTCCTACCGTCTGCCGCCCCGCCGGTGCCTAGACTGCCGCACATGGATGACGTACTGATCGTGGGCGCAGGACTCGCCGGGCTGGCCCTGGCCCGTCAGCTGCAGACACAGGGGCAGCGGGTTCAGCTGCTGGACGCTGCGCGGGGCGTGTCGGGGCGCTGCTCCACACGACGGCTGGGGGAGGCGGGCGCGGCCGAGGTGCGGCTGGATCATGGCGCGCGCTACTTCACCGCCCGGCACGACCGCACCCGCGCACTGGTCCAGGATGGCCTGCAGTCCGGCTGGCTGCGCGAGTGGACCCGCAGCGTTCCCAGCTGGGAGGCGGGGCAGATCACCAGCGAACCGGACGGCCACCCGCGCTACGTGCCGCCGCTGGGCATGAACGTGCTGGGCCGGGAGCTGGCAGAGGGATTGAGCGTCCAGACCAGCGCCCGGGTGGAGCAGCTGAGTCACCAGCCGGACGGCTGGCTGGCCCACACCGATGACGGCCGTCACTGGTCGGCCCGGATGCTGGTGCTGAACCTGCCGGCGCATCAGGCGGCCGCGCTCCTGGAGACCGCGGCCCTTCCCCTGGACCTGAGCGCCTTGAGGGCCGTGCGCTTCGATCCGTGCTGGGCGGTGGGCGCACTGCTGGCCCGGGACGTGCCGGGCGCCGACTGGCCGGCGCTGCGGCTGAGCGGCCATCCCAGCCTGGAGTGGATCTGCCGCGAGCACACCAAACGCCCGGCCGGCCACCCGCCGGCCCTGATGCTGCACGCCCGCGCCGACTGGTCACGCGCCCAGCTCGACCTGAACCGCGACCCGGCCGAGCTGCAGAGCGAACTGCTGGAGGCGGCACAGGAAGTGCTGGGCCCGCTGGAGGTGCAGCAGGCGTTCATTCACCGCTGGCGCTCCGCCACGCCGGTGCAGCGCTTTCCGGAACCCTGTGGCTGGCACCCGGAGCACGGGCTCGGCTGGTGCGGCGACTGGTGCACGCCGGACCCGCATGGCCCCCGGGTAGAGGCGGCGCTGCTGAGCGGCTGGGCGCTGGCGGACCGCATGACAGGCTAGAACAGCATCACCTCAACCTCGTCTCCGGCAGCCACCGCCTGACCCTCCGGGACAATCACCAGCGCGCCCGCCTCCGACAGCGAGCGCAGCACCCCGCTGCCCTGCTGGCCGTAATCGCGCACCGTGCCGCCCTCGATGACGCCGCGCCAGTAGGCGGCCCGGTCCGCCAGGGCGCGGAAGGGGGTGGCCGCCCGCAGCCGCAGCGTGAAGGGCAGCTCACCGGTCAGGGCCGGCCGCACGATCACCTGAAACACCACCAGACTGCTGACCGGGTTGCCCGGCAGCCCGAATACTGGCAGGCCGCGCCAGCCGCCCAGCAGCGCCGGGCCGCCCGGCCGCATCCGGACCTTCCAGAAGCTGACCCGGCCGTGTTCCAGCAGCAGGTCGCGCATGAAGTCGTATTTGCCCATGCTCACGCCGCCGCTGGTGATCAGCACGTCGGCGCCGCCCGCCGCCTCGATGCGGGCCGAGAGCACTTCCAGCGAGTCCGGCGCGTGGCCCAGGTCCAGCACCTCGCAGCCGGCCTCATGCAGCATGGCGGCCAGCCCGTGCCGGTTGCTGTCGTAGACCTGACCGGGGGCCAGCGGCTCACCCGGCTCGCGCACCTCGTCACCGGTGGAGAACAGCGCGGCCCGCAGCTGAGCGCGCACCGGCACCAGCGCGTGACCCAGTGAGACCGCCAGGGCCAGCCGCGAAGGGGTCAGCCGTTGCCCGGCCCGCAACACCACCTCTCCGGCCCGGAAGTCTCCCCCTTCCGGCCGCACGTCGCCGGGGCTGGCCGGACGCTGCAGCCACACGGCGTCCAGCCCATCGTCCTGCAACTGCTCCACCGGACAGATCGCGTCGGCGCCGGGGGGGAGCGGCGCGCCGGTGTAGATCCGGACGCAGCAGCCCGTTTCGACGCTTCCACTGAACGGCACCCCCGCCCGCGACTCTCCGACCACCTGTAACCTGACCGGGCGCCCGGGCGCGGCATCCAGCGTGTCGGCCTCACGACAGGCGATGCCATCCAGCGCACTCTCGGTGGCCGATGGGTGGCTGACCAGCGCCGGCAGATCCGCAGCCAGATATCGGCCTGCGGCCTGCTGTACCGGAACCTGCTCGGCTGATCTGACCGGCAACAGGTCCGCCAGCATCTGGCGGGCCTGCTCCACGGTGACGTTCATCGGGAAACTGGGACGCTCTGTCATGAACCCAGCATGGCAGACCCCCCAGACTCTCATAGGGGCAGCCGAGGTGGAGTGGCCCTCACATAAAGCTCACCCAACTGTTACCTACAAAGGATTTCTGAGCGAACGGGTGCTCTTTTGAGATGACTTGGCCAGAACATGAAGGCTGTTGTCATTGCTGAGCCCAAGAGCCATACCTCAGCGTCTACCAAAATCAAGCCCTGACAGCGTGTTCCAGGTGAGTCTTCGGATATTTGAAAAAATTCACAGTCGTCGAGAAGGGAAATAGCAGGCTTTCCTAAGTACTCCCTGAGTTTTATGGCTGGTTTTCGCAGATTTTATGAGAATGGGCTTGTGCATCACCTTGCCTGTTTCATCTACACCGCTCAGACCACCCGCTTAAGCTGCCCCTGATGGAGCCAAAAACAACGTTCAGGGTCGTCCTGTGCCTGGCTTCTGAGGGAGCAATTCATGAAGAAGACTGAACACACCACGGCGAGTGTTTCCTTCCGGCGAGCGCCCCGCGCCGCGACCCTGATCGTCAGCACCCTCCTCGGTCTGGGAGCCGTGGGTCTGGCACAGACCGATACATCCAACACAGCGGCGACGCCGTCCACCGCCACACCAGCCAGCGTGACGCTGACGTCCGGGAGCATCACCATCCCGACCCTGAGCAACGCCACCGTCGTGACGACGGTCCGGACCATTTTGGGCGGCGCCGTCATCTACAGCGGCTCGGTGGCGAACGCGGTGCAGGATACCGTGGCTCAGCTGCAGGCCCAGGGCTTCACGGTGGTGACGGACACCAGCGCCACCACCGGCACAGCCACGGACACGTCCACAGCAACAGATACCACCGATACCTCGGGCACCACCGGCACCGACACCACGGGGACCGACACAACGACGACTGATTCGACGGATACCACCGCCACGGATACGTCCACTGATACGACAGGCACCACCGGGGATACGACAGGCACAACGGATACCTCGACGACCGACACAACCGGAACGACGACCACGGATACGTCCGGCACAACCGACACCTCAACCGCTGGGGCAACGACCACCGACACGGCCACAACGGATACATCCGCTACGACCAGCGCCACAACCACCGATACGACCAGCAGCACAACCGCATCAGCCACCGCGGCACCGACCGCTGTTGACGCATTCGGCACCGTGGTGCTGGAGCGCAACGGCGAACGCATCACGGTCAGCAGTGAGCAGCGGCTGGGCCTGACGGTCGTGCAGGTCAGCCGGGATCCCAGGCAATACGCAGGCGTCTCGACCCAGGCCGCCCCGGCAGACACCACTACCCCAAGTGCGCCAGACACCGCTGCTCCAGCCGATACCACAGCCCCAGCGGACACGACCGCGCCCAGCACCCCGGATGACACCACCACGCCAACCGATACCACAACTCCGGTGGACTCCACGACCCCCAGCGCGCCAGCGGATACGACCACGCCGAGTGCCCCTGGCGATACCACCGCACCCACCACGCCCGGGGACAGCACCACGCCGAGCACGCCTGGCGACACGACGACGCCCAGCGCACCAGCGGACACCACGACCCCCAGCACCCCAACGGATCCCACAACGCCGAGCACGCCGGGTGATACTACGGCTCCGTCCACTCCAACGGATCCCACAACGCCCAGCGCACCGAGCGACGGAACGGCTCCAAGCACGCCGACCGATCCGGCCACGCCCAGCACGCCCTGAAGCAGATGTCATAGCGGAAAGGGGCGCCCAGGTCCGGGCGCCCCTTTCCGCATCTGGTCGTGTCAGGCAGCGACGTCTCGGGTAGACAAATGACAGCGCAGTGAGGCGTTTGCACTTGTGCTTGGCCCGGATCTCTGCATAATGTGGGCACTATGCCTCACGTAATTGTTAGCACCTGCATCGGCGTCAAGGACCAGGCCTGCACCGAGGTGTGCCCGGTCGAATGCATTTATGACGGCGGCGATCAGTTCCTGATTCACCCGGACGAATGCATCGACTGCGGCGCGTGCGTCCCCGCCTGCCCCGTCAGCGCCATCTATCCCGAGGAGGACGTGCCGGCGGGCGAGCAGGACTTCATCGTCAAGAACCGCGCCCACTTCGGCCTCTAATCCAAGGCGACATGCGGCGACCAGGCATCCTGGTCGCCGCATGTTCATTCACCTCGGCAGAAAAAGGGCCACCAGCTGAATGCTGATGGCCCTCGCCTTTCCCGATTACTCGCCCTGCGGCGCGTCCTCGCCCGGCTGAGCGGTTTCCGGCAGCAACTCGCCCGGCTCTGTGGCCTGCTCGCTCTGCTCCGTACCCTGCTCACTCTGCTCGTTGCTGCCCTCGCCGGTCCCTTCAGCGTCGCTGCTCTCCTCGGCGGGCGTCTGGGTCCCTTGCTCGCCGGTAAGCGAGGCGATGGCCTGGGTCAGCGCCTGCTCGCGCACGATGCTGGCGTAGTAGCCGTTCAGGCCGTTCGCCCCCAGCTGGCTGCGCAGCGCCTGGATGGTGGTGTTGTTGGCCTGCGCCAGCGCCGACAGGGCAGCGTTGAACTGCTGGTCCGTGAGGCTGACGCCCTGATCCTCGGCCAGCTGCTCCAGAGCCAGGTCACGACGCACGCGGGTCTCGGCGTTCTTGTTCAGGTCGGCCATGAACTCGTCCAGCTTGTCCTGCTCCTGCATGAACTTCTCGTACTCGGCCCACTGCACGCCCTGACGCGACAGGTCATCCTGGATCTCCTGCAGCATCGCCTCGCGGCGGCGCTGAATCAGGGCCTGCGGCACGTCCACGGTCATGCCCGACACCAGCGCCTGCACGAACTCCTCGCGGCGGGCAGTGTCGCCCTCGCTGGTGGCGCGGCGCTCCAGCTCGGCCTTCAGGTCGGTGCGCAGGCGCTCCAGCGACTCGAAGTTCAGGCTGGCGGCAAAGGCGTCGTCCAGCTCCTGCAGCTGCTTGTGCTTCACGTCCTCGATGCGGACGCGCACGGTGTGCTCCGGGTGCTCGTGGTCGCCGTGGCTGTGGGCCGGCACGGTGATCTCCACCTCGTCGCCCTTGGCCTTGCCCACCAGCGCGTCGCGCACGTGCGGCTCGGCCACGTCCAGGTACACCGGGTAGCTGCCGGCCTCCTGCTCGCCCAGCTCCTGAATGGTGACCATGTCGGTGGCCTCGATGGGCCGCTCGGCCGCCTCGAAGGTGGCGTTGCGCTCACGCAGGTCCTGCAGGGTCTTCTCCAGCACCTCGTCGGTGATCTCGGGGCTGCTGCTGGTCAGCGACACGCTCTTCCAGTCGCCCAGCGTGACCTGCGGGTAGGTCTCGCCGTGGACGGTGAAGTCGAAGGTCTGGCCGTCGCGGATGTCGCCGGGGTGGATGTGCGCGTCCACCAGGCTGAGCTTGAGTTCGCGGGCCGCCTGCGGGTAGTGGATCTCCACCAGCCGGTCGCGCACCTCCTCCTCGATGTAGCCCTTGCGCAGGCGCTGCGCCAGCACGCTCTTGGGCGCCTTGCCCGGACGGAAGCCCGGCACGCGCACGTCGCGGGCCACTGCGGTCCAGACCTGCTGGTAGGCGCGGCTCACCTCACCGGCGGGCACGCTGACCTTGAACTCAACCGAATTGCCTTCCTGCTTGACCAACTCTGCCATGATTTGCTCCCGACTGCTCGCTGACGAGACTGCTGACTTGCCTGGTGCGCTGCCGCTGTTCGGCGGTCAGGCCCATACGAAAAACGGCCCCGAAGGAGGGCCGCTTCACGCTGTTGGTGCGAGGAAAGGGACTTGAACCCTCACATCTTTCGATACCAGATCCTAAGTCTGGTGCGTCTACCAGTTCCGCCATCCCCGCGCCGTTCCTGAGTCCTGGGCGGCTGCCCCGGGTCAGTGTATCCAATTTCGGATGAAAGGCTGTCGAGAACGCTTTCCTGTCAGGCACCCTCAGCCGTTGGACCCGTCCCGGTCAAGTCCCCGGTGTGGTTGTTGTGGGGTGGGTTATGGGATTTGAACCCACGACCTCCGCTTCCACAGAGCGGCGCTCTAACCGACTGAGCTAAACCCACCATAGCTGGCCCCAGCGGGCCTACCCATGTTAGGGGTGGAGCCGCAGGGTGTCAACCTCTGCCGGCTCCCCGGCTCAGGGCTGGCCCGGCTCCGGCGTGAAGCGGTCTGGTGCCGCTGTCCAGCACCCCGTGGGCAGGGGCGTACACCCCGGCTGCCGCATACGCTCCGGGCGGGCATACAGGTACACCCAGGCCTGTCGCATTCCCGCGTCCGTCTCGACCTGCACCTGGACGCGCCGGTACAGCGGCGGGGTCTCGTCGGTGCCCTCCAGCCGGTCCAGCTGTGGGCACACGCTCGCCCACTCCTCCGGCGTGTAGTGCAGCAGCACGCCGTGAACTGGCTCCGCGCCCGGCCGAGCCACCAGGGCCGGGTAGCCTTCCGGCCGCAGGTCCAGCAGCAGATGGTCCGGCAACCGGGCGGCCTCGGCCCTCCGGTACACTCCAGCCACTGCCGAATTTCGCTCGCCCGGCATCAGGGTGCCGTACACAAAGACGCAGGTAGGCACAGTCATCACTTCACTGTAAGGCGGGCTGCCAAAACGGCCACCAGATAGGCACGCCCACACGCTGAGCACATACGCCCCACGTGCGCTGGGCGCATCATAAGGCATGAACGCTGCTCGTGCACTCACGGTCCTGAGCGTGGCCGTCCTGATGTCTGTTTCTGCCCTGGCCCAGACCTCTTCCACCCCCCAGTCGGCGCAACGTGCGCGCCCGGATACCGCCGCCAGTAAGGACCGCAGCACCCCCACCCCCGTCCTCCCGGCCGCCCTGCAGAGCGTGTTTCAGAAGACCCGGCCCGCCTCGCTGGAGCTGCTGGCCTGCCAGAACGTGGTGTGCGCCGAGCCGGACGGCATCGGCAGCGGCGTGCTGATCAGCGCCGACGGCAGCGTCCTGACCGCCTACCACGTGGTGTACGACAGCAAGCTGCTGGTGGCCGTCACCCTCGACAAGAAGCGGTACCCGGTGACGGTGGTCGGCTTCGACGAGGCCCACGATCTGGCGCTGCTCAAGATCAACATTCAGAACGCGCCGTTCGTGCCGCTGGCGGCCCAGCCGCCCAAGGTCGGGCAGCCGGCGCTGGCCATCGGCAATGCGGGCGGCAATTTCCTGCTGCCCAAGAGCGGTCAGCTGCTGGGGCTGGACACCGGCTCGGAGCGCGCCGACTTCCCGTCCGGCACCCTCAAGATGAGCGCTCCGCTGATGCCCGGAGACAGCGGCGGCCCGATTCTGAACAGCGAGGGGCAGCTGATCGGCATCACCAGCTACATCAGCGTGGAAGGCAGCATGCAGCAGCCGAACATCACCAGCTACGCGGTGCCGGTCAGTCAGGGCAGCAGCCTGCTCAGCGACCTGAAGTCCGGCGTGAAGCGTGAGGCCCCGGTGGTGGGTGTGGACGCCAGCGGCCTGCCGGACGGCACGCTGCCGGCCAGCGTGCTTCAGGATCTGGGGCTGGGCAGCACGGTGGGCTTCCTGTTCACCGGTGTGGTGGCCGGCGGCCCCGCCGACAAGGCCGGGCTGCATCCGCTGACGCCCACCGCCTTTGATAAGAACAGGGTGCCCACCCACGCCACCGCCGACGTGATTACGGCGGTGGACGGACAACGGGTCCAGAACTACATCGAGTTCCTGAACGCCGTGCGCGGCCATCAGGTGGGCGAGCGGGTCACGTTGACCGTCATCCGCAACGGCAACAGCACCCCGCTGAAGATCCCTGTGACGCTGGCCCCGCGCACCATCCTGCTCAGCAGCCAGTCGCGCTGACCCCCCGCTCCGTCACGATCAGCTGCACCGGCTGGTCGTGCGGTTCGCTGGGCAATTGCGGCACCAGCAGCGCAGACGGGATGACGCCCACCGTCAGGACGTCCCAGCCGGGCAGCAGCCGGTCATAGAAACCGCCACCATACCCGAGCCGGTAACCACGCTGGTCAAAGGCCAGCCCTGGCAGCAGCACTGCCTGAATCCGTTCCGGAGCCACCTGTGGCGCGTCCCTGGGTGGCTGACGTACGCCGAACCGGCTCTGCTCGGTGGCGGTGTGCCACGGGTGCAGCGTCAGGCGCGGCTCCGGGCGGAACACGGCGCGGGTGGTGTACAGCTCCAGCTGTGGGGCCAGCGCCGACAGGTCCGGCTCACCGGGCAGGGCATGGTAGGCCAGCACCCGACTCAGGCCCCGGTCCTGCAGCAGCGCGGCCAGCTGAGCGTATATCTGTGCCGAGACATCTGGCAGGCCAGCGCGACGTTCCTGCGCCCAGGCCCGCCACATGGCTTTGCTGGCAGAACCATCCGGAACGTTCATGCCCGGCAGCTTAGCGTGGGTGGTCTACCCTGGGGCATGCCCACACGCGAATGGCTGGAACACCGCAACCGGCTGTGGCTGGCCCTGCGACAGGAACCCCCTGGCAGTGCTGAATTCGAACGGCTGCTGGAGGAACTGGCGCGGCTGATCCACTGGGACCGGCCCCGCATCCTGGCGGCGCTGGGTCTAAGCGAGCCCGACACCGCGCCTTAGGCCGAGGGCGCGTCCATCCAGACCGGCTCCGGCTCGATGGTTGGGGCCGGGGCCTTGCCCGCCTCCAGCCCGCTGCTCTGCACCGTCATCAGTGGCGTGAGCGTCATATCGTGATCGCAGAGCATCT encodes:
- a CDS encoding cytochrome P450, which translates into the protein MPALPEPTRQPFSGHLQRWAGQPLALLQEGAALGPLFGLHLGLPAVVGHSPAWNRRLLTDLDTFRSAGSFSVVVPYLAGGIILTDQGHAERRHALNPPFSKRSLELLRARVRGALRAEPLPTTLDALAWADRAVLRMLNAAYFSGDFDPELLHRFLAPLRHPFPVPALPRPLLFARFGRELQRLAQMRLLHGGDDLLHHLARWPGGVQETRVSLAAGHDTTTHTLAWCVWHLAQQPQWAQPETLRAVIRETLRLYPPGWMGSRRLSRDLEYSGHRLPRGALALYSPYLSGRDPALWAHADTFWPERWLEEGFTPPAWSYLPFGGGERVCLGMHLAQLMLEEALLWLLEDGRTPRALHGDPTPRPGVTLGPAGPLVVERVFS
- a CDS encoding NAD(P)/FAD-dependent oxidoreductase, with protein sequence MDDVLIVGAGLAGLALARQLQTQGQRVQLLDAARGVSGRCSTRRLGEAGAAEVRLDHGARYFTARHDRTRALVQDGLQSGWLREWTRSVPSWEAGQITSEPDGHPRYVPPLGMNVLGRELAEGLSVQTSARVEQLSHQPDGWLAHTDDGRHWSARMLVLNLPAHQAAALLETAALPLDLSALRAVRFDPCWAVGALLARDVPGADWPALRLSGHPSLEWICREHTKRPAGHPPALMLHARADWSRAQLDLNRDPAELQSELLEAAQEVLGPLEVQQAFIHRWRSATPVQRFPEPCGWHPEHGLGWCGDWCTPDPHGPRVEAALLSGWALADRMTG
- a CDS encoding molybdopterin molybdotransferase MoeA: MTERPSFPMNVTVEQARQMLADLLPVRSAEQVPVQQAAGRYLAADLPALVSHPSATESALDGIACREADTLDAAPGRPVRLQVVGESRAGVPFSGSVETGCCVRIYTGAPLPPGADAICPVEQLQDDGLDAVWLQRPASPGDVRPEGGDFRAGEVVLRAGQRLTPSRLALAVSLGHALVPVRAQLRAALFSTGDEVREPGEPLAPGQVYDSNRHGLAAMLHEAGCEVLDLGHAPDSLEVLSARIEAAGGADVLITSGGVSMGKYDFMRDLLLEHGRVSFWKVRMRPGGPALLGGWRGLPVFGLPGNPVSSLVVFQVIVRPALTGELPFTLRLRAATPFRALADRAAYWRGVIEGGTVRDYGQQGSGVLRSLSEAGALVIVPEGQAVAAGDEVEVMLF
- a CDS encoding ferredoxin, which produces MPHVIVSTCIGVKDQACTEVCPVECIYDGGDQFLIHPDECIDCGACVPACPVSAIYPEEDVPAGEQDFIVKNRAHFGL
- the tig gene encoding trigger factor is translated as MAELVKQEGNSVEFKVSVPAGEVSRAYQQVWTAVARDVRVPGFRPGKAPKSVLAQRLRKGYIEEEVRDRLVEIHYPQAARELKLSLVDAHIHPGDIRDGQTFDFTVHGETYPQVTLGDWKSVSLTSSSPEITDEVLEKTLQDLRERNATFEAAERPIEATDMVTIQELGEQEAGSYPVYLDVAEPHVRDALVGKAKGDEVEITVPAHSHGDHEHPEHTVRVRIEDVKHKQLQELDDAFAASLNFESLERLRTDLKAELERRATSEGDTARREEFVQALVSGMTVDVPQALIQRRREAMLQEIQDDLSRQGVQWAEYEKFMQEQDKLDEFMADLNKNAETRVRRDLALEQLAEDQGVSLTDQQFNAALSALAQANNTTIQALRSQLGANGLNGYYASIVREQALTQAIASLTGEQGTQTPAEESSDAEGTGEGSNEQSEQGTEQSEQATEPGELLPETAQPGEDAPQGE
- a CDS encoding gamma-glutamylcyclotransferase family protein, with product MTVPTCVFVYGTLMPGERNSAVAGVYRRAEAARLPDHLLLDLRPEGYPALVARPGAEPVHGVLLHYTPEEWASVCPQLDRLEGTDETPPLYRRVQVQVETDAGMRQAWVYLYARPERMRQPGCTPLPTGCWTAAPDRFTPEPGQP
- a CDS encoding S1C family serine protease, with the protein product MNAARALTVLSVAVLMSVSALAQTSSTPQSAQRARPDTAASKDRSTPTPVLPAALQSVFQKTRPASLELLACQNVVCAEPDGIGSGVLISADGSVLTAYHVVYDSKLLVAVTLDKKRYPVTVVGFDEAHDLALLKINIQNAPFVPLAAQPPKVGQPALAIGNAGGNFLLPKSGQLLGLDTGSERADFPSGTLKMSAPLMPGDSGGPILNSEGQLIGITSYISVEGSMQQPNITSYAVPVSQGSSLLSDLKSGVKREAPVVGVDASGLPDGTLPASVLQDLGLGSTVGFLFTGVVAGGPADKAGLHPLTPTAFDKNRVPTHATADVITAVDGQRVQNYIEFLNAVRGHQVGERVTLTVIRNGNSTPLKIPVTLAPRTILLSSQSR
- a CDS encoding 5-formyltetrahydrofolate cyclo-ligase — translated: MNVPDGSASKAMWRAWAQERRAGLPDVSAQIYAQLAALLQDRGLSRVLAYHALPGEPDLSALAPQLELYTTRAVFRPEPRLTLHPWHTATEQSRFGVRQPPRDAPQVAPERIQAVLLPGLAFDQRGYRLGYGGGFYDRLLPGWDVLTVGVIPSALLVPQLPSEPHDQPVQLIVTERGVSATGC